One window of the Mycobacterium haemophilum DSM 44634 genome contains the following:
- a CDS encoding PE family protein, with product MSFVFTYPEALATTAGHLSRVGSVMATQNTAAAAATTGLLPAAADAISALIATQFNAHGAMYQAASAQAMAVHELFVAILGASADSYAATEAANAIATS from the coding sequence ATGTCGTTTGTCTTTACTTATCCAGAAGCGTTAGCTACGACGGCTGGTCACCTAAGCAGGGTTGGATCCGTGATGGCTACCCAAAACACGGCTGCGGCAGCTGCGACCACAGGGCTGCTTCCTGCCGCCGCTGACGCGATATCAGCCTTGATCGCAACACAATTCAACGCACACGGCGCGATGTACCAGGCGGCGAGCGCCCAAGCGATGGCAGTGCACGAGCTGTTTGTCGCGATTTTGGGTGCGAGCGCGGATTCCTATGCGGCCACCGAAGCCGCCAACGCGATCGCAACCAGCTAG
- a CDS encoding PPE family protein: MTAALDFATLPPEINSARMYAGAGSKPLLAAASAWRGLAVELRSTALSYGLVLTALTSEEWHGPAAASMAAAARPYLTWMSTAAGQAEQTAVQAEAAAGAYESAFVATVPPPAIAANRAQLVALTASNVLGQNTPAIAATEAQYAEMWAQDAMAMYGYAGTSAAASRLSQFAQPQQNTSPSGLIAQSAAVAQAGATSAGTQQSTLSQLMSALPTALQGLASPASSSSPTTGLGALLSGLEGWNPFAAGSASETTGLNGLLNLFSSDNTTFGALLNSTLGNTIFSSGFFMPSNTVAPFLSLLGAGTAGNAAGEALGDVAASGIGNAMAGPLGGVSGLGGFGGALSAGLGHAPVIGALSVPPSWTTAAPATSPLASTLGATPLNAPSTVATGLPGMPLGSMGGQSFGRAVPQYGFRPTFVARPPAAG; this comes from the coding sequence ATGACTGCAGCACTGGACTTTGCCACGTTGCCGCCCGAAATCAACTCCGCGCGCATGTATGCCGGGGCTGGCTCCAAGCCACTGCTGGCCGCCGCGTCGGCTTGGCGTGGGTTGGCCGTAGAACTGCGTTCGACGGCGCTGTCGTACGGCTTGGTGCTGACGGCGCTGACGAGCGAAGAATGGCATGGACCCGCAGCGGCGTCGATGGCAGCTGCGGCCAGGCCATATCTGACGTGGATGAGCACCGCAGCCGGGCAAGCCGAGCAGACTGCCGTGCAGGCCGAGGCTGCCGCGGGGGCTTATGAGTCCGCGTTCGTCGCCACGGTTCCCCCGCCGGCGATTGCGGCCAATCGCGCTCAGCTGGTGGCGCTGACTGCCAGCAACGTCCTAGGCCAGAACACACCGGCGATCGCGGCCACCGAGGCTCAGTACGCCGAGATGTGGGCTCAGGATGCCATGGCCATGTACGGTTACGCCGGCACCTCGGCAGCTGCCTCCCGACTGAGCCAATTCGCTCAGCCGCAGCAGAACACCAGCCCGAGCGGGCTGATCGCCCAATCCGCCGCGGTGGCTCAAGCCGGCGCCACCTCAGCCGGGACCCAGCAGAGCACCCTGTCTCAGCTGATGTCCGCGTTGCCCACCGCGCTGCAGGGACTGGCATCGCCGGCGTCGTCCTCGTCGCCGACGACGGGTCTCGGGGCTCTGCTCAGCGGACTGGAGGGATGGAACCCGTTTGCTGCGGGGTCTGCGAGTGAGACGACCGGACTCAATGGGTTGCTGAATTTATTTTCAAGCGATAATACGACATTCGGCGCTTTATTGAATTCGACTCTCGGCAACACCATATTTTCGTCCGGCTTCTTCATGCCAAGCAATACGGTGGCGCCATTTTTGAGTTTGCTGGGTGCTGGAACAGCCGGGAATGCGGCCGGCGAAGCATTAGGAGATGTCGCGGCCAGTGGGATTGGTAATGCGATGGCTGGCCCGCTGGGCGGCGTGAGCGGGTTGGGCGGGTTTGGGGGCGCACTTTCCGCTGGGTTGGGTCACGCGCCCGTCATCGGCGCATTGTCCGTACCGCCGAGCTGGACCACGGCAGCACCAGCCACCAGCCCGCTGGCCTCGACGTTGGGTGCCACGCCATTGAACGCGCCCTCGACGGTCGCTACTGGGTTGCCCGGGATGCCGCTGGGCAGTATGGGGGGCCAGTCATTCGGTCGCGCCGTCCCCCAATACGGCTTTCGTCCCACTTTTGTAGCACGCCCACCCGCCGCCGGATAG
- a CDS encoding PPE family protein — MLDFGALPPEINSGRMYVGAGSAPMLTAAAAWDELAAELQSTAASYGTAIESLTVGPWTGASSIAMAAAAAPYAAWMGATGAQAERAATAAKMAAAAYEAAFAAMVPPPVIAANRSLLMALVATNLFGQNTPAIFTAEAHYLEMWAQDADAMYTYAGSSAIASRLAPFTDPPQTVTTAARTAQSAAVSQASSVAAANLGGQLSQLINSVPTALQSLATTVLSSPSTGSQNAFAGLVLPQLISATLPGLSTDLANWDTIWSALTGPYSLQGWTSIPGGPFLSFGQAYAWAQNGQGAAAYFAGPKAISGALAPIADSLTPHVGPAGAGPVSGALGRAAAVGSLSVPQSWTHAAPAIKTLASVLPANLAAAPVASSAGTNGVFGQMALSSLAGRAIAASAFSAASGGPAQSPAAVVTEAATATIIVIPVVEA, encoded by the coding sequence ATGCTTGATTTCGGGGCGCTGCCGCCGGAGATCAACTCCGGTCGGATGTATGTGGGTGCGGGCTCGGCGCCGATGTTGACTGCGGCGGCGGCGTGGGATGAGTTGGCTGCCGAGCTACAGTCCACGGCGGCGTCGTACGGTACCGCGATCGAGAGCCTGACAGTTGGCCCGTGGACGGGGGCATCTTCGATTGCGATGGCAGCTGCGGCCGCGCCTTATGCGGCATGGATGGGTGCGACTGGCGCGCAGGCCGAACGGGCGGCCACGGCGGCCAAGATGGCAGCGGCTGCCTATGAGGCCGCGTTCGCCGCAATGGTGCCTCCGCCGGTGATTGCGGCCAACCGAAGCCTGCTGATGGCGCTCGTCGCCACCAACTTGTTTGGTCAAAACACTCCCGCGATCTTTACCGCTGAAGCCCATTACCTGGAGATGTGGGCTCAGGATGCCGACGCAATGTACACCTATGCGGGCTCGTCGGCGATCGCGTCGCGATTGGCGCCGTTTACCGATCCACCGCAGACTGTCACTACCGCGGCCAGGACCGCGCAGTCGGCAGCGGTTTCTCAGGCCAGCAGCGTGGCCGCCGCCAACCTCGGCGGGCAGCTGTCCCAACTGATTAATTCGGTGCCGACCGCGTTGCAAAGTCTGGCAACGACGGTGTTGTCGTCGCCGTCGACCGGGTCGCAAAACGCTTTCGCTGGGCTTGTGTTGCCGCAGTTGATCTCAGCGACGTTGCCGGGACTTTCGACGGATCTAGCCAACTGGGACACCATCTGGTCGGCTTTGACCGGGCCGTATTCCCTGCAGGGGTGGACTTCCATACCTGGTGGCCCGTTTTTGTCGTTTGGACAGGCCTACGCGTGGGCTCAAAACGGACAGGGAGCCGCGGCGTATTTCGCGGGCCCGAAAGCGATCAGCGGGGCGTTGGCTCCGATAGCTGATTCATTGACCCCCCACGTGGGTCCAGCCGGTGCGGGTCCGGTGTCAGGAGCGTTGGGACGGGCGGCCGCGGTGGGAAGTTTGTCGGTGCCTCAGAGCTGGACCCACGCCGCCCCGGCGATCAAAACCCTGGCCTCGGTGTTACCGGCCAACCTAGCGGCTGCGCCGGTGGCGTCGTCTGCCGGCACCAACGGCGTCTTTGGCCAGATGGCCCTGTCGAGCTTGGCTGGACGCGCGATCGCAGCGAGCGCGTTCAGCGCTGCCAGCGGGGGGCCGGCGCAATCCCCAGCTGCCGTGGTCACCGAGGCCGCCACCGCCACCATCATTGTGATCCCCGTCGTTGAGGCATGA
- a CDS encoding PPE family protein: protein MFYAAFPPEINSGRIYAGPGSGPMRAAAAAWDTLGSGLQSILAWYSSVISTLTSGPWIGPSSLAMTNALAPFLSWLYATAAQTTQAATQADAAASAYETALAAHVPPDVIAANRSQLASLMAANLFGQNTAAIAATEAHYLDMWVQDALAMDTYAGTSAAATTLTAFTAPPHVTDTSTTAGQAGALLSALSAMPNPLSSVLEVGANLSTGYTATVNALLSGLFGPTGASTLTALYSAVKVPLGFTTQFNDIGLLTNFPISQFLKFVPSTPLGPIPKEGLGGGLVPNARLGWLTSAISGNNVTANFGRGTLVGALTVPPSWATATPAIRTVAAALSAAGPQAVPAAALSAGSLLSSMSVAGMLGSALGAGAPSALTCTRTGGRHRLAPLADLKDATSPDNLKRLVAQISEKPETVQHHTVDHDGLDALLDQLSKKPGIHAVHLSNSKPKVVPSDAQSG from the coding sequence ATGTTTTATGCAGCGTTTCCGCCCGAAATTAACTCCGGCAGGATCTATGCCGGTCCAGGCTCGGGGCCGATGCGTGCCGCCGCGGCGGCCTGGGACACGCTGGGCAGCGGACTACAGTCCATCCTGGCTTGGTATTCGTCAGTGATCTCGACCCTGACCAGCGGCCCCTGGATAGGTCCGTCGTCGCTCGCCATGACCAATGCGCTCGCCCCCTTTCTGAGTTGGCTATACGCCACCGCCGCACAAACCACCCAAGCCGCGACCCAAGCCGACGCCGCCGCAAGCGCCTACGAGACCGCATTGGCCGCCCACGTACCACCGGACGTGATAGCAGCCAACCGCAGTCAACTGGCCTCGCTGATGGCAGCTAACCTGTTCGGGCAGAACACCGCCGCGATCGCAGCCACCGAAGCCCACTATCTCGACATGTGGGTCCAAGACGCTCTGGCCATGGACACCTACGCCGGCACCTCAGCGGCTGCCACCACACTGACCGCGTTCACCGCGCCACCCCACGTCACCGACACCAGCACAACAGCCGGCCAGGCCGGCGCGCTGTTATCGGCACTATCCGCAATGCCCAACCCACTGTCCTCGGTGCTAGAAGTAGGCGCAAACCTGTCCACCGGCTACACCGCCACTGTCAACGCGCTACTGAGCGGCCTTTTTGGGCCAACCGGTGCATCGACGTTGACCGCCCTGTACTCCGCAGTCAAGGTTCCCCTTGGCTTTACCACGCAATTCAACGACATCGGGCTGCTGACGAACTTTCCCATATCGCAGTTCCTCAAGTTCGTCCCATCCACGCCCTTGGGCCCCATCCCCAAAGAAGGACTCGGCGGCGGGCTCGTACCCAATGCCCGCCTGGGCTGGCTGACCAGTGCGATATCGGGCAACAACGTCACGGCGAATTTCGGCCGCGGCACCCTGGTCGGGGCGTTAACCGTGCCGCCTAGCTGGGCCACCGCCACCCCAGCCATCAGAACCGTTGCCGCGGCATTGTCGGCCGCCGGGCCACAAGCCGTGCCGGCAGCCGCCCTCAGCGCCGGCAGCTTACTCAGCTCTATGTCGGTGGCTGGCATGCTCGGCAGCGCGCTGGGCGCCGGGGCTCCCAGCGCTTTGACCTGCACCCGTACCGGCGGCCGACACCGCCTGGCCCCACTCGCAGACCTCAAAGACGCCACCTCGCCCGACAATCTGAAACGTCTGGTCGCACAGATCTCCGAAAAACCCGAAACCGTGCAACACCACACCGTCGATCACGACGGCCTCGACGCCTTGCTCGACCAACTCTCAAAAAAACCGGGTATCCACGCCGTGCACTTATCCAACAGCAAACCCAAAGTCGTTCCATCCGACGCCCAATCGGGCTAA
- a CDS encoding DUF732 domain-containing protein gives MRLLLVLLGATAMIGLAVPAYADPDGDDAGFIAALQQTDIGFSNPGQAVASAKAVCTCLNNGESGLELIQDLKTHNPQITMDHAAKFAVLAAKYYCPQQLSKA, from the coding sequence ATGAGACTGCTACTTGTACTGCTCGGCGCTACTGCCATGATCGGCCTCGCCGTTCCCGCGTACGCCGACCCAGACGGTGACGACGCGGGTTTCATCGCGGCTCTGCAGCAGACCGACATCGGCTTCAGTAACCCAGGTCAAGCTGTCGCGTCCGCCAAAGCGGTATGCACGTGCTTGAACAACGGCGAATCGGGCCTGGAACTCATCCAGGACCTCAAGACCCACAACCCCCAAATCACCATGGATCACGCAGCCAAGTTTGCCGTGCTTGCGGCGAAATACTACTGCCCTCAACAACTTTCCAAGGCATAG
- a CDS encoding MgtC/SapB family protein, with protein MHTLSIADFALRLAVGVGCGALIGLERQWRARMAGLRTNALVAAGATLFVLYAAATQDSSATRVASYVVSGIGFLGGGVILREGFNVRGLNTAATLWCSAAVGVLAASGHLLFTVIATGTIVAIHLLGRPLGRLIDRDNVVEEDESLRPYQVQVICRPKSEKYARAHIVQHTSSNDITLRGIHTGQADSDNISLTAHLLMDGDTPAKLERLVAELSLQPGVYAVHWYAGDQAQAD; from the coding sequence ATGCATACGCTGAGCATCGCCGATTTCGCGCTCCGACTGGCCGTCGGGGTGGGTTGCGGCGCACTGATCGGCCTTGAGCGGCAATGGCGGGCGCGCATGGCCGGACTGCGCACCAACGCCTTGGTGGCCGCCGGAGCCACCTTGTTTGTCCTCTACGCGGCCGCCACGCAGGACAGTAGTGCCACCAGAGTCGCGTCCTATGTGGTGTCGGGGATCGGGTTTCTCGGCGGCGGGGTAATCCTGCGCGAGGGGTTTAACGTCCGGGGCCTCAACACCGCAGCCACCCTGTGGTGTTCGGCGGCAGTCGGTGTGCTGGCTGCCTCTGGGCACCTGCTATTCACCGTGATCGCCACCGGCACCATCGTCGCTATCCATTTGCTGGGTCGCCCACTTGGCCGGCTGATCGACCGCGATAACGTCGTCGAAGAGGACGAAAGCCTGCGGCCATATCAAGTACAGGTGATCTGTCGTCCCAAATCGGAAAAGTACGCGCGCGCTCACATCGTGCAACACACCAGCAGCAACGACATCACCCTGCGGGGTATCCACACTGGGCAGGCCGACAGCGACAACATCAGTTTGACGGCACACTTGCTCATGGACGGCGATACGCCGGCCAAGTTGGAGCGACTGGTGGCTGAACTTTCGCTGCAACCCGGCGTATACGCCGTCCACTGGTACGCCGGCGATCAAGCGCAGGCAGACTGA
- a CDS encoding NAD(P)/FAD-dependent oxidoreductase yields MTDVVVIGSGFAGLWAALGAARRLDELGVSAGTVNITVLSAKPFHDIRVRNYEADLSGCRIPLADVLDPAGVAHLTAEVTAIDADANTVTTSSGATYSYDRLVLAAGSHVVKPAIPGLREFGFDVDTYDGALTLEHHLRALAHSAAGLLQPAAATVVVIGAGLTGIEAACELPSRLRTLFALDGIAPRVVLVDHNPLVGSDMGAAARPVIEQALTDNGVEIRAGAGVVAVSAGGVSLSTGEQLNAATVVWCAGMRASSLTEHIPVARDRLGRVPVDDYLRVTGVPSVFAAGDVAAARMDSEHLSVMSCQHGRPMGRYAGYNVISDLFGEPMLTLRIPWYVTVLDLGPAGAVYTEGWDRVVVADGAQAKATKRTINTRRIYPPLTGNRADLLAAAAPDLQARP; encoded by the coding sequence ATGACCGATGTGGTTGTAATCGGCTCCGGGTTCGCGGGGCTGTGGGCGGCGCTCGGTGCCGCTCGACGGCTTGACGAGCTCGGGGTCTCCGCAGGCACCGTCAATATCACCGTGTTGAGTGCCAAGCCTTTTCATGACATCCGGGTTCGCAACTACGAGGCCGATTTGAGCGGCTGCCGCATTCCGCTCGCTGATGTGCTCGACCCGGCCGGAGTTGCGCATCTCACCGCAGAGGTCACCGCGATCGACGCCGACGCCAACACAGTCACCACGTCAAGCGGTGCGACATACAGCTACGACCGACTGGTGCTGGCAGCGGGCAGTCACGTGGTCAAACCCGCCATTCCGGGTCTGCGCGAGTTCGGTTTTGACGTCGACACCTACGACGGCGCCCTCACGTTGGAGCACCACTTGCGCGCCTTAGCGCACAGTGCGGCCGGGCTGCTGCAGCCAGCCGCGGCCACAGTCGTCGTGATCGGTGCTGGGCTCACCGGGATCGAGGCGGCCTGCGAGCTGCCGAGCAGGCTTCGGACGTTGTTTGCCCTGGACGGCATCGCACCGCGGGTGGTGCTGGTCGACCACAATCCCTTGGTTGGCTCCGATATGGGCGCGGCGGCGCGACCGGTGATCGAGCAGGCCTTGACGGATAACGGCGTTGAGATCAGGGCGGGAGCCGGTGTTGTCGCCGTCAGCGCGGGCGGTGTGTCGCTGTCAACGGGTGAGCAGCTGAACGCGGCCACCGTGGTGTGGTGTGCGGGCATGCGAGCCAGCTCACTGACCGAGCACATACCGGTTGCACGCGACCGGCTGGGCCGGGTACCGGTCGACGACTATCTACGGGTGACCGGCGTGCCCTCGGTGTTCGCTGCCGGTGACGTGGCTGCGGCCCGGATGGATAGCGAGCACCTGTCGGTGATGTCGTGTCAACACGGGCGCCCAATGGGACGCTATGCCGGCTACAACGTCATCAGCGACTTGTTCGGTGAGCCGATGTTGACTCTTCGTATCCCTTGGTACGTAACGGTTCTCGATCTGGGACCGGCTGGCGCGGTGTACACCGAGGGGTGGGATCGGGTGGTAGTCGCCGATGGCGCGCAGGCCAAGGCCACCAAGCGCACCATCAATACCCGCAGGATCTATCCGCCACTGACCGGCAACCGCGCCGACTTGCTAGCCGCGGCCGCACCCGACCTGCAGGCCCGCCCCTAG
- a CDS encoding sterol desaturase family protein, translating to MGALAGFWSELPPQLRDPVLFAIPFFLLLLTLEWTAARKLERIDAAVPKKSHPPRPPSGAYRTPDSAASISMGLVSIATTAGWKALALLGYAAIYGYLAPWHLPVSQWYTWVIAILGVDLLYYAYHRIAHRVRLIWATHQAHHSSEYFNFATALRQKWNNSGEILMWIPLPLLGLPPWMVFFSWSLNLIYQFWVHTERIDRLPRLFEFIFNTPSHHRVHHGMDKIYLDKNYGGIFILWDRLFGSFQPELFRPHYGLTKQVDTFNVWTLQTREYVAIGRDWRSATRLRDRLGYVFGPPGWAPRSAAQADGCVPLTTSR from the coding sequence GTGGGTGCGTTGGCTGGTTTCTGGTCTGAGTTACCCCCGCAACTGCGGGATCCGGTGCTGTTCGCCATTCCGTTCTTTCTACTGCTGTTAACTCTGGAGTGGACGGCGGCCCGCAAGCTGGAACGGATCGACGCTGCCGTCCCCAAAAAGTCCCACCCGCCGCGACCACCCTCCGGCGCGTATCGCACCCCCGATTCGGCGGCAAGCATCTCGATGGGGTTGGTCTCGATCGCCACCACCGCCGGCTGGAAAGCCTTGGCCCTGCTCGGTTATGCCGCGATCTATGGCTATCTGGCGCCGTGGCATCTGCCGGTATCCCAGTGGTACACCTGGGTTATCGCGATCCTCGGTGTCGACCTGCTGTACTACGCCTACCACCGCATCGCTCACCGGGTCCGGCTGATCTGGGCGACGCACCAGGCCCACCACTCGAGCGAATACTTCAACTTCGCCACCGCATTACGCCAGAAGTGGAACAACAGCGGCGAGATCTTGATGTGGATTCCGTTGCCGCTGTTGGGGCTTCCCCCTTGGATGGTGTTCTTCAGCTGGTCGCTGAACTTGATCTACCAGTTCTGGGTACATACCGAGCGGATCGACAGACTACCGCGGCTCTTTGAATTCATCTTCAACACACCGTCACACCATCGGGTGCATCATGGGATGGACAAGATCTACCTCGACAAGAACTACGGTGGCATCTTCATCCTCTGGGACCGGCTGTTCGGTAGTTTTCAGCCGGAGCTGTTCCGCCCGCATTACGGTCTAACCAAACAAGTCGACACATTCAACGTGTGGACCTTGCAGACCCGCGAATACGTGGCGATCGGCCGCGACTGGCGATCGGCGACGCGCCTGCGTGATCGGCTGGGCTACGTCTTCGGACCGCCAGGCTGGGCGCCGCGCAGTGCTGCGCAGGCCGACGGCTGTGTCCCGCTCACCACGTCCCGGTAG
- a CDS encoding nitroreductase/quinone reductase family protein, whose protein sequence is MSTQYVEPNRAARAANAVIRWLAELGISIAGTQALRVHGRKTGKQRAVVINLLTVDGVDYVVSPRGNTQWARNVRAAGVVEIGPCWRRERAGISEVPDAVKPELLKRYLTRWYWQVKGYAAGLTPESTDEQLRAAAPLIPVFALALPADKR, encoded by the coding sequence ATGTCCACGCAATATGTAGAGCCGAACCGCGCTGCGCGGGCCGCCAACGCGGTAATTCGTTGGCTGGCCGAATTGGGGATCAGCATCGCCGGGACTCAGGCGCTGCGGGTGCACGGCCGCAAGACGGGTAAACAGCGTGCCGTGGTGATCAACCTGCTGACCGTTGATGGCGTCGACTATGTCGTCTCGCCACGCGGTAACACCCAGTGGGCGCGCAATGTCAGAGCAGCGGGCGTCGTCGAGATCGGACCGTGCTGGCGCCGGGAACGCGCCGGGATCAGCGAGGTGCCCGATGCCGTTAAACCTGAACTGTTGAAGCGTTACCTGACCAGGTGGTACTGGCAGGTCAAGGGGTACGCCGCAGGATTGACACCGGAATCAACCGACGAGCAACTGCGTGCTGCCGCGCCCTTGATTCCGGTGTTCGCGCTCGCCCTTCCCGCTGATAAGCGCTAA
- a CDS encoding TetR/AcrR family transcriptional regulator: MGNRQDSRKHVEAQIVELGRRQLVDHGAAGLSLRAIARDLGMVSSAVYRYVSSRDELLTLLLVDAYSELADTVERARDAVTDQWTDDVIAIARAVRQWAVTHPARWALLYGSPVPGYHAPAERTLGVGARVVGALFDAIAAGIATGDIRLTNDVVPQPMSSDFERIRREFGFPGDDHVVVKCFLLWSGVVGATSLEVFGQYGADTLTDPEAVFDIQMRLLVGVLTQH, encoded by the coding sequence GTGGGTAACCGGCAGGACTCGCGGAAGCACGTCGAAGCGCAAATTGTCGAACTAGGCCGTCGCCAGCTGGTCGATCACGGCGCAGCCGGATTGTCGTTGCGTGCAATAGCTCGCGACCTGGGCATGGTTTCCTCGGCGGTGTACCGCTACGTGTCAAGCCGCGATGAGTTGCTGACCTTGCTGCTTGTCGACGCCTATTCCGAGCTGGCCGACACCGTGGAGCGGGCCCGCGACGCCGTAACCGATCAGTGGACCGACGACGTGATCGCCATCGCGCGGGCGGTGCGGCAATGGGCCGTCACGCACCCCGCTCGCTGGGCCCTGCTGTACGGCAGCCCGGTGCCGGGATATCACGCCCCCGCGGAGCGCACCCTCGGAGTCGGCGCCCGGGTGGTGGGAGCGTTGTTCGACGCCATCGCCGCCGGGATTGCCACCGGGGACATCAGATTGACCAATGACGTGGTCCCGCAACCGATGTCATCGGACTTCGAACGGATTCGCCGGGAGTTCGGTTTTCCCGGCGATGATCACGTCGTCGTCAAGTGCTTTTTGCTGTGGTCAGGCGTGGTAGGTGCGACCAGCCTGGAGGTCTTCGGGCAGTACGGCGCCGACACCCTGACCGACCCGGAGGCAGTGTTTGACATCCAGATGCGGCTGTTGGTGGGTGTGTTGACGCAGCATTGA
- a CDS encoding VOC family protein — MHLPVQSPTQIAWVTSDLDATEAALTGLLGVRKWVRITDVHFAPDACSYRGKPADFVASISLSYLGDIQLELITPVRGENVYSDFLRDCGPGLHHICIEAESPERFDAALAEAAGRGAEVVQQGVMPGDIRFAYVSKPQAGVPFIEIAYVPPAIRAFYDYIKQEQR, encoded by the coding sequence ATGCACCTTCCCGTTCAGTCGCCGACACAGATCGCGTGGGTTACCTCGGACCTGGACGCCACGGAAGCGGCTCTCACCGGCCTGTTAGGCGTTCGCAAGTGGGTGCGGATTACCGATGTGCATTTTGCTCCGGATGCCTGCAGCTACCGCGGCAAACCCGCAGATTTTGTGGCGAGCATTTCGCTGAGCTACCTCGGGGACATTCAGTTGGAGCTGATCACGCCGGTCCGGGGCGAGAATGTCTATAGTGATTTTTTGCGTGATTGCGGACCCGGTTTGCACCACATCTGCATCGAAGCCGAGAGCCCGGAAAGATTTGATGCGGCGCTGGCCGAGGCCGCCGGCCGCGGCGCAGAAGTGGTGCAGCAGGGCGTGATGCCTGGCGACATCCGGTTCGCCTATGTGTCAAAGCCCCAGGCGGGAGTGCCGTTCATCGAGATCGCGTATGTCCCGCCGGCGATCAGGGCTTTCTACGACTACATCAAACAGGAGCAGCGGTGA
- a CDS encoding FAD-binding protein, whose amino-acid sequence MNSELPATVSADTVASWSDDVDVVVIGFGIGGGCAAVSAAASGARVLVLERSAAAGGTTSLAGGHFYLGGGTAVQQATGHPDSPEEMYKYLVAVSRQPDEAHRAKIRAYCDGSVEHFNWLEDLGFQFERSYFPGKAVIQPNTEGLMYTGNEKVWPFLELAAPAPRGHKVPVPGDTGGANMVIDLLLKRAASLGVQVRYETGATELIVDGAGPEARVTGVMWKRFSESGAIKAKAVVIAAGGFVMNPEMVAKYTPKLAEKPFVLGNTYDDGLGIRMGVSAGGATQHMDQMFITAPPYPPSILLTGIIVNKLGQRFVAEDSYHSRTAGFIMEQPDSAAFLIVDEAHLEHPKMPLVPLIDGWESITEMEAALDIPQGNLVAALDRYNTYAALGEDPDFHKQPEFLAPQDKGPWGAFDLSLGKALYAGFTMGGLATSVDGQVLRADGTVVAGLYAAGACASNIAQDGKGYASGTQLGEGSFFGRRAGAHAAARAR is encoded by the coding sequence GTGAACTCCGAACTACCCGCCACCGTCAGTGCGGACACCGTGGCGTCCTGGTCAGATGACGTTGATGTGGTGGTGATCGGCTTCGGCATTGGCGGGGGATGCGCCGCTGTCAGCGCCGCGGCGTCCGGCGCGCGGGTGCTGGTTCTCGAGCGCTCCGCCGCGGCGGGCGGTACCACTTCACTTGCTGGCGGGCATTTCTACCTGGGCGGAGGAACGGCGGTCCAGCAGGCGACCGGTCACCCCGACTCGCCCGAGGAGATGTACAAGTACTTGGTCGCGGTGTCGCGGCAACCCGACGAAGCTCATCGGGCCAAGATTCGTGCCTACTGCGATGGCAGTGTCGAGCACTTCAATTGGCTTGAAGACCTGGGTTTCCAGTTCGAGCGCAGCTACTTCCCGGGGAAGGCGGTGATCCAGCCCAACACCGAGGGCTTGATGTACACCGGCAACGAGAAGGTGTGGCCGTTCCTCGAGTTGGCGGCGCCGGCGCCGCGGGGGCACAAGGTGCCAGTACCCGGCGACACCGGCGGCGCCAACATGGTGATCGACCTGCTGCTCAAACGGGCTGCAAGCCTGGGCGTGCAGGTGCGCTACGAAACCGGTGCCACCGAGCTCATCGTTGATGGTGCGGGCCCAGAGGCCCGCGTGACCGGCGTGATGTGGAAGCGATTCTCGGAATCCGGTGCTATCAAGGCGAAGGCCGTCGTCATCGCCGCCGGGGGATTCGTGATGAACCCGGAGATGGTGGCCAAATACACCCCAAAGTTGGCCGAGAAGCCATTTGTGCTCGGCAACACCTACGACGACGGGCTGGGCATTCGGATGGGCGTATCGGCCGGCGGCGCCACCCAGCACATGGATCAGATGTTTATTACGGCGCCGCCCTACCCGCCGTCGATCCTGCTCACCGGAATCATCGTCAACAAACTCGGCCAGCGGTTCGTCGCCGAAGACTCCTACCATTCCAGGACTGCCGGATTCATCATGGAGCAGCCAGACAGCGCCGCGTTTTTGATCGTCGACGAGGCGCACCTGGAGCATCCCAAGATGCCGTTGGTCCCGCTGATCGACGGCTGGGAGAGCATCACCGAAATGGAGGCCGCGCTCGACATCCCGCAGGGCAACCTGGTCGCGGCACTCGACCGCTACAACACCTACGCCGCGCTCGGCGAAGATCCCGATTTCCATAAACAGCCGGAATTCCTTGCCCCCCAAGACAAAGGCCCATGGGGTGCGTTCGATCTGTCGCTGGGCAAGGCGCTCTATGCCGGATTCACCATGGGCGGGCTGGCCACGTCGGTGGACGGCCAGGTGCTGCGCGCAGACGGTACGGTGGTGGCCGGCCTGTACGCGGCCGGGGCGTGTGCCTCCAACATCGCCCAGGATGGCAAGGGTTACGCCAGCGGTACACAGTTAGGTGAGGGGTCGTTCTTCGGCCGCCGTGCCGGAGCGCATGCGGCAGCGCGGGCGCGCTAG